TAGGCGTTAGGATATTTTGTTCCACCTTTCCCTTTAACAAAAGTGATAACCCATCAGCCACgaacagaaaaagaaatagcGATAACGGGTCCCCTTGCCTCAGGCCCCTACTTGGAGCGAAGGATTGGAGAAGGGTTCCATTGAATTTAATAGAATATCTCACCGAAGTCACACATGATATAATCCACCTGACCCATCGGTGAGCGAAACCCAGCCTTTTCATTGCCATCTCCAAAAATCGCCAATCAACTCTGTCATAAGCCTTTGAGAGATCCAATTTATAAACACACGCCGCCTTGTTAGCCACTTTGTTTTTCTGAATTGCATGAAAACATTCAAACGCAAGCAGTGCATTATCAGTTATCATGCGACCCTGGATAAAAGCACTTTGCTCCTCTGACACCACCTCATCAAGAACTGGACGGAGTCTGTTAACCAGACATTTCGAAACCACTTTATACACCACATTGCAGAGACTTATTGGCCTGTAATCCTTCAACTCTAAAGGTTGTTCAATTTTTGGTATAAGAACAATTGCAGTATTGTTTACACCTTCGGGCATTAGACCGGTCTGGAAGAAATCACGCACGGCACCAACTATATCTGCTTTAAGCGTTCCCCAGTTTCGCTGGTAAAACCTAGCCGGGAAACCATCCGGGTCAGGGGATTTCAGTGGACCGATTTGGAACAACGCTTGTGCAATCTCTTCATCGTTGAAATCAGCACATAGTTTGGCATTCATCTCCTCTGTGACTTTCTCCTGGATTAACCGAGTGACACATTCAGGGTCCAGGTTTGGGTCAGCCGTGTACACCTTCTCAAAATATTCAGTCGCCATATCTTCCAACACCGTTGTCGATTTCTGAACAGTACCTTCGGCATCTCTCAATTTAGTAATTTTGTTCTTCTTTGCTCGCCAAACAGCCCGACTGTGGAAAAAGCGTGTGTTTCTATCCCCCTCTTTCAACCAATTAACACGGGATCGCTGCAGCCACAACATCTCCTCCCTATAAAGCATCTCATTCATGTGATCAGTGGCCTGGCGAATTTGGATTCTGTCTGCATTGGACTGCATTAATTCCACCAGCTTCTTCCTTGCTTTCTCCAACTCTCtacaaacatttttaactttggtATTACTCCAGGATTTAAAGGCTGACATAACCTTCCCAAGGGCCTTATTTATATCCCCAAGATTTGTTTTCTCCCCTGCATTAGACCAAGCCTCATCTATTACTTGGGCTGCTTCCGGTTCTCTTTCCCAAACAATCTCATAGTGCAAAAATTTCTGTCTCACTTGTACATTCTCCTCCACTGACAGTTTGAGCAGGATAGGGGCATGGTCAGAACAAGGGGACACTAGGTGAACTACCTGAGCTGATGAAAATATATCCCTCCATCTTTCATCAGCAACTACTCAGTCAAGCCGAACCTTCACATTGTGCCATCCATCTCTCTTATTATCATAAGTGTGGGGTAGGCCTGTAAAACCAAGATCATGGAGCTCACAGTCATGCAGAACATCTCTGAAAGCTTGCATCTGTGGTTCACTTCTCGGATTCCTGGAGAAATGTTCAAACTGCTAAAGGGTTTCATTAAAATCACCTATAACAGTCCAAGGTAAATCTGAATTCAGTTTGATTTTCCTCAACAACGACCACATATTATGTCTGTTCTCTGCCCGAGGTTCTCCATAAACAAAGGTAGCATGCCACAGCAGATCATCAGGGGACAAACGCACATACACATCAATATATCTTTTATTATCTCTTTAATATCAACATAAACAGATTCATGCCAAAATAAAGCAAGACCACCACTCATCCCTTCACTACTTATTCCCACAAAACCACTAAGACCCAATCTCCCACGTAACTTACTAATCTTTTCCACACTTTGTCTTGTCTCACACAGGAAGACCAGATGCGAACGTGCCTCTCTGGTTATGGCACAGAGATCACGAACTATCGCGGCATTCCCGCTCCGTGATAGTTCCACGATAAGCAATTCATTTCTCTTGACGGGACCCTATCACAGGACCCATCAGTTGACCAGCAGCCCCAGGGCTGGTTGCTTCCATGTCATCCACCTCGGCGGCCTCCCCTGCATCCTTCCTGAAACGCTTCAAAGCCCGTGCTGTGTTACCCGGTGTCACCTGCAGTTGTTTATGTTCCTCTGTTTGCCGGTTATATTCTAGCAAAGCTTGCTGGACTCTACCTTGTTGCTTGGCTCCTGACTGATCCAGAGTCCCTTTATGTTGGCTGCTGGTGTCCTCCATAGACGCATCACCAAACGAAGCGGGGTGGTGCAGATTCACCATCGTTAGTATCATCTCATCAGGAGGGGTTTGGGAAAGCAACTGTGTCGGGCTTCTTCCTTCCTGTCGGCCCAGCCTGCATCTCTTGTATCTTTTGCGCAGACACCTGAATGAGCTATGTCATGATGATCCACCATCGCAGTATGGTCTGCAAGAATCAGAGCCAGCCTCTTTGGGTTTTCCATAGCCATCTCCCCTGCCGACTTTCCGAGCGATGACCCAATTCCAGTAtttgaaagtgcattaatctccctagtgggttttggtgattaatgacaaatgtggttaagggactaatgattTCATTGAGTAACTTTTAGGTGCATTAGTCCAAATatgtggaagatggatgcttggagaccccccaaaagtacaaaatcaaagcggaccggaactcgagaagtacataggatagtttatcttttgaaatcgagtttttaggaaaaaccgtattattaagaggggttccaggtgatgctctgagatatgtcaagtgttcttagtgtgaaccaagtgtcaagtttccctaaggagtcatttttgcaaatactctATCTGTCCAAAAGTGCAAGTCCcgaacttcctgtcttccaggtccggaagttccggtcttgtgaaaaagatttccctaagtgtagtccggaagttcctgtcttccaggtccggaacttcctgtctagttttcagttcaaaattgtgagtaacggctagatgacgtcacctagccgttatacatatacagctcgtttccagctcgttccttggctattccactttcacttttcaaacctagagctgttgctagcctctcccaagtgtttcttgccttctccactcaatctagagcctaattcttatgagaaagagagattgtgagggagagaagaagatttggagaggaGTGAAaactaggatcttgggtgagcacttggaatatctcgtgggctgtcatctcggtgcttattactcttggagatgatcttctagacggttaggtgtcgcccgcgagaatccgttgcatattgtggatgtcccgggtaagtttgtgaaggatcttCTCTCCTCCGAAAGAGAACGAGGTAAGTTAATaaagttcttgtgctgagattctagaggttttccaagtagagcaacctaCACATGTGGcggatttctagaagtaggttgagttggattttggtggtcactcaattctagaaatttgcctaggagtgtttggggttgaaggctgtggatttcctctggggtttttgcacaagtgaggcaaggggttaatcgagacccagctctttggagctcctcaacggagagtaggattgcaagatccgaacttcgggaaaaaatcgctcttgtctttttctgtgatgtttctgtggatGATTCTATGATCTGtcctctgcttagaatacctgtgcaGATTGTCTTAGTCTCctgtttcgaaatttgaatttcatctctgttctgttacccggaagttcctgtcctagaacaccggaagttccgggcctggcAGGCCCGAAGTTCCggagttccttaccaggaagttccgggtctgtttgaattttaccgctgcgatttgtttttaagttttcagggacagcctattcacccccccctctaggcttcatcagcgcGTTCAGGATCCTCCGATGGTTTTGGGCGGGTAGCCATCTTAGCGAGAGCCCCTTGATCGCCCCCACCATCGGAAGATGCCATGAATTGGATCTTGGCGCTTTGAAGATTGTAGATTGAAGAATCCGCAATCGTGGAAATCACCAATTGCACCCTTGGCCCCGATGGTACGTCGCCTTTATACCATGTAGGCACCGAGTTCGAGTCTTTTACGATCTCCCTCAGAAGAAACTGTCCAAGGTCATACCGCCAACAATTACCAACCAGAGATACATCAGGATTGAACCGAAGGTCCAAGCAAATTGCCCAGCCTTTCACCTTTACCTTATTTGTACCCCCATGATTCTTTCTTATATTAAGTTTGAAACCTGACTTCGATTGTACCAAGGCAAAGAGATTCATAAactcactagtacagatccttctatctgtgacggccTCTAACATGCCTGgaaatagcgggccgtcacaaggaagtcatctcaatcgagccaaaaaagtgtccgattgagatatagtcgcacagacatattagaagggcataaaacttaagcccgtcacggatgacacctatcagtgacgggccgtagtttaggcccaattgagataacattccatatctcaaacgggcctgaagttggggcccgtcacagatgaccatcatccgtgacaggcaccaactttaggcccgattgagataacattccatatctcaaacagGCCTTAAGTtggggcccgtcacagatgactcatcagtgacgggctatatactaaTCCCCGGTTGACatgacttaatctctatcgggcattaactaaagcccgtcatcGATgagtatttttccatttttcatatgaaatgtttatatttgtaagttgaactatagcaaaataattaacttgtagtataataattcaatttatgagtcaaaataattttacgaaTAGTAAATGatatcaaatggaaaagtcatcaacaacaaagttgtataactcatcaagatctataacttttattttggtcatttttctatataacaatttttgaacagtttgaatttaaatttgaaaatatgacaacttcaaacaacattttcaaatactaaatgatttcaactaaaaaagttatcaacaacaaagttgaataacgcATCAAGacctataacttttattttggtcatttttctatataacatttttttggacactttgaatttgaatttaaaaatatgacaacttcaaacaacattttcaaacactaaatgatttcaactgaaaaagttatcaacaacaaagttgaataactcatcaagatctaaaacttttattttggtcatttcttcatctgataaaatgttagtaacattgttcacaaattttacatatatgtgttatagtttataaaaccagataagagatatgtcaattttgtgaacaatgttactatcactttatcagatgaagaaatgaccaaaataaaagttttagatcttggtgagttattcaactttgttgctgataactttttcagttgaaatcatttagtatttgaaaatgttgtttgaagttgtcacattttcaaattcaaattcaaacggttaaaaaaatgttatatagaaaaatgaacaaaataaaagttatagatcttgatgagttatacaactttgttgttgatgaatttttcagttgaagtcgttcactaacAAAAAAATTCTGTTTGAATTTcccaaactttgaatttcaaatttcaaattgtttaaatagagtcagatggagaagagaccaaaataaaaattttgcatctcgatgagctctacaactttggtttggtgacttttccatttgaaatcatttattaaccctaatttttgttcgaagttgtcaaattttgaaaattcaaaatttgaatggttcaaatgaacttatttgtacaaaggaccgatacaatagttgtagatctcggtgagttatacaattttgttgtttaggATTTTTGATGGctgtgtatgtgaatgaatgtatatGAATGAGAGATGTTGgggtgtgacatcctggccgagggcttaataggattaatagaatactcataccaacaagttacaactactctttcggaagccgatctccaaagaactttgatgttaagcgtgcttggtctgtagcaatttcgggatggttGACCGATCGGGAAGTTCATCCCAGGTGCACACGAGTAAGGACAAAAAAGACTGGCGTGAGAGAGGCTGGACGGCATgcctaaaaataaaatttattttttttgggattatactcatctgGGACAGGCATTaacttaggcccgattgagatgaatcatttgtgacgggcattaacttaggcccgattgagatgactcatctgtgacgagctatagttaatgcccgtcacagataagggtcatctgtgacgggctatagtttaggcccgattgagataggagGCATTAACttaagcccgattgagatgactcatttgtgacgggcattaacttaggcccgattgagatgactcatctgtgacgggctatagttaatgcccgtcacagataagggtcatctgtgacgggctatagtttaggcccgattgagataggtcatccgtgatgggctatagtttgactgatcgtctgggtcaaagctatcggtgacgggctttaattatggcccgattgagataggttcaTCTGTgtcggccgtttgcccgattgagataacttttcacatcagtgacttctagcatgtgacggacgccatgcccgattgagatgatggtatctGTTCTAGTGACTGGATGTGATTCTAGCCATAGATCCCTGCCATGGAAGGACTTCCCACGAGAACTAACAGCAGATCAGAGTATACCTCCATCCAAATCCATCGCCCCTTGGGCACGCAGTCTGTCGCCGCCCAGCCAACTGGGCATCGCCCAAACCCTAGCATCCGTAAATCACGGAGCCAAACCATTTGtaaaacttaacatgcaaagatgccatatcatcatccactaacattTATTACATTTAAGCATCATGTCAAATCATCTGtcaattcacataatatttttttaatatatctctccgtcattttttttctagcatcgtatatatctatatagttcatcctcacttagttcaTGTTATTTTTCTTGTCTCTCGTTAAATCATAtctcatcaattatttttagtccatagatgattaatctatggttcaaattatctctcttctttttcttctttcattaAGCAATATCATGTCAGCTTTTTAGCGCTTAGatgtatggtctaaattatctttctTCCTTTATTATCTCGTAAAGCCATATCATCTTACTTTACATTCAAATcatcattctacatactatttaaatttaaatcacatcaacttATGTTTATGTAACCTTATGTTATTtaagctatcttacacatttattgttatcatagtaAACTCCCGTAGCAAcccgcggggtttcacctaatATTTATTATAAGTAAAACAACTTATTAGCGATTAAAgagcaacatatcctatgcacacaggccctcacgtgtacacatatgcacaccaactaaaaaatgtcaccaaaaaatctagaaaattcATACAcgtactttcaattgtattacacctagggttaaaatcttaacctcaaattcattatattttagccgtaacaaaaaaaattgacagtTTCAAGAttgtaattttgtcagaattttatcttttttgttattctctatgtagaatgaatttgaagatgcgactttgcacgtatgAAAGTacatgtaatactattgaaatgtatgaattttcatagaatttttttgtgattatttttagttggtgtacacgttgtgtacacgcgagggcctgtgtgcataggatacacTCCCCGATTAAAGAGTAAAACCTTTATACATATGTTCTtgataacttaaaaaatataaatgctaAAATATAAAGTACaataaaaaaacctaaaatcaactctaagattaaaattttaaatttaaatttacatcTAATTAAAAGGCAGGTCAAACGATGTGTAGGACTTTAAATTTAACCCTTTACCTTCTTTTGTTCataaattaatactccctccgttccaaaatataaggcacaaccaccttaatccaaaaaccaagaaacaattattatcatcatcTAGTTTGGATCATCATAATAAatgtaatgcatgcatccaatagaattagagatcttgagggtggagtatttaaaaaaagtaataatttaatgaagaagaggtgctaattaattgtatgcatgcatgaatgccttatattatggaacataaagaaaaagtagttgtgcataattatattatggtacggagggagtactatatagaGTCGACCATGCTTTGTGATCTCAAATATTACTGACCGGGGGGAAtactatttttatttctttttgttatcGCACTATTTTCCCTTAAACATTTCTAAAGATGGCAGCCCTGACATACGGACTGGTTAAAATAAAATGTATATTAGACCAACTAGCCTACTGTTTAAGTTTAAGATTGCAACTGTATATCAGTATAATGTGTTGCTAGGCGCGTATAATCAGTCACGCAACCGCGTTATACGTGTAGTTACTTCATACGATTTCTACTTAAGTACAAAAATAAACTAAACTGCAGACTGGAGTACGATTCTGAAACAGGCCAGGTCAAAAAACtgtttttggtgctttctgcCAAATCATTCTTGAATCTTTTAAACCACGTTGGTGAAGAACCAAAGCTAAATTAGAAACTTCCTGACGTGGTGTGGGCCCAAATGAACATTggctttttaaatttttagttttgaactTGACCATAGTGGAGTCTTTGTAATACAATAACCATCACCGAAATTGCAGTGTGATTGCAGCTTTACCCCTATAAATGGAGTTAATTAACACCCCAAAATAGCACTAATCACCGAGCTGAGCTGGACTAAAGTTAGCACTAATCACCGAGCTGAGCTGAACTAAAGTTAGCACTAATCagtgagctgagctgagctgagctgaagCATTCcaatggaggaggagagccggaaggggaaggcggcggcgccatgggtggccgccgtcgaggagcagctgaggcaggacggcgtcggcgaccgggccgcggaggaggcgcgGTGGCGGAAGCACTCCGTGTACCGCGTGCCGGCGCACatcaagaaggcggcggcggcggcggcggcgtcgcggtacGAGCCGCAGCTGGTGTCGCTGGGCCCCTTCCACCACGGCCGCACCGACCTCCAGCCGATGGAGGAGCACAAGCGGCGGGCGCTGCtgcacctcctccgccgcaccggGAGGCACGCCGGGGACCTCGcctcggcggtggaggcggtggcggaggcgctggAGGACGTGTACATGGACCTCGACGGCGACaggtggcacggcggcggcggcggcggcagggacaGGTTCGTGAAGGTGATGGTGACCGACGGGTGCTTCCTCCTGGAGGTGATGCGCACGGCGGAGGTggacggcgaggtcgacgaCTACGCGGCGAACGACCCCGTGTTCAGCCGCCACGGCGAGCTGTACGTGTTCCCGTACGTCCGCCGCGACATGCTCATGATGGAGAACCAGCTCCCCCTCCTCGTGCTCCagcgcctcgtcgccgtcgttcgcGGCCCGCACAAAGCGGTAGGTACAATCAGATCGAGgaatcgatcaatcaatcaagaaCTCACTCAAGAATCATCCAAGAACTCAACCGATTTGATTTGATCTATCCGTGTGGATGGATGGACAGACGGACGACGTCATCAACGACATGGTGCTCCGATTCGTGTCGATGACGCGAGACCCGCCGCCGATCACCGGCGACGGCCTGGCGCTGCACCCGATCGACGTCTGCCACCGGAGCCTCCTCcacggcacgccgccgccaccgccgagcacCAGCCGCAAGAGGCAGCGGGAGGACGAGTTCGTCCCGTCGGCGACGGAGCTGGAGCAGGCGGGCGTCCACTTCAGCCGCAGCCCGACGCGGAGCCTCCGCGACATCAGCTTCCGGCGCGGGACGCTGTACATCCCGGAGCTCGCGGTGGACGACACGACGGAGCACAAGCTGTTCAGCCTGATGGCGTACGAGCGCCTCCACGCGGGCGCGGGGGCCAACGAGGTGACGGCGTACGTGTTCTTCATGGACAGCGTGATCAAGTCGGTGGACGACGCGCGGCTGCTGGGCGCGAGCGGCGTGGTGTCGAACGGGCTGGGCAGCGACaaggcggtggcgaggatgtTCAACCGGCTGGCGAAGAACGCGGTGCTGGACCGGCGGAGCCCGCTGCGCGGCGTGCAGGGGCAGGTGAACGACCACCGGGAGAACGCGTGGAACGAGTGGCGCGCCAGCCTCATCCGCAACCACGCCGGCAACCCCTGGGCGATCAtctccctcgtcgccgccgtcttcctcctcgtcctcaCCGTCGTCCAGACCGTGTACACTGTCTTGCCCTACCACTACCAGACACCGCCGCCCCAAATGGGGTGGGGATGTGGATTGCGCGAtgaaggccttgtttagttcccacgtaAAAAATTTTTACCTTGTCCCATTGAATATTTAACGcatgtatgaaatattaaatatagataaaaaaactaattatacagattacgtgtaaaatacgagacaaatcttttaagcctaattgctccatgatttgataatattgtgctacagtaaatctatctatctatctatctatctatctatctatctatctatacctatactaatcggGCACTTTCTACGAGTTCTCCCATTAACTAGAAAGATCTAACCGTTGATTAAATCAATCATATTATCACTACCGTAGATCAATATGTTTAACAATACGGTGGACCACCTTTTAAAGTCAACGTAATTTAGATTTGCATATACGTACAGTATCTTATCTTTACGTAGCCGATCGGCTGCAGTCACCGTGACGCCGTCGAATCTAATCATCCATCAATGCCAAGTTGGATCGGTATTTTTCTCTCGCGATTTCTTCAGGCATTGAGAACGGAAGCCAGCCTCTAGCTGCCATCTATTCTAATCTCCCATTGACGGCAATTTGGATCAGTAAATATTTTTCCTTCGTGATTTCTTCAAAACCAAGGTAATTCTTATCTTATTTTCGTTCCTTTCACAATTTTCTTtcgataatataatattttctacAAGTCAATTTGGTTCAAATCAATGCAATATTTCAGACATCGCATATTTGCTATCGgagtaaaagagaaaaatcattgGACAGATGGTTTTGTAGATTGATATCCCATTGATGGCAAGTTGgatctgtaaatattttttctttcgtgatttcttcaaAACCAAGGTAattatcatcttttttttcctttcacaattttctttacataatataatattttcgaCACGTCAATTAGATTCAAATCAATGCAATATTTcaaacattgcatatttgctacgGGAGTAAAACTGAAAAATCATTGGACAGATGGTTTTGTAGATTGATATCCCATTGACGGCAAGTTGgatctgtaaatattttttctttcgtgatttcttcaaAACCAAGGTAattatcatcttttttttcctttcacaattttctttacataatataatatttttgacACGTCAATTAGATTCAAATCAATGCAATATTTCagacattgcatatttgctatgGGAGTAAAACTGAAAAATCATTGGACAGATGGTTTCGTAGATTGAAAATCCCAGACCAACTCTTGCGGTGAGAAGAATTATAAAATATCCTAGCCTGTTCGATTAgccttaattaatcaaaacaCGATATATTGCCACGGCCCTCTTTAACGTCAACTTTGCTGGACCTGATTACAGTGATCAACAAGATTAATTATATTCCCCAACAAAACAATGATCCAGAATGCGATGAAGCTGTACAAAACGTAACTACATGATGGATGGTCCATGCGGTAagcctattttttttgttgaagcaccatttaattaattaatttgttcatcTGTATATGttatctatatatgtatatatctacATATACTAATTGAGTACTTTTTATGAGTTCCCATATTAACTAGAAATATCCGGTTATTAGATAGTCAGTATGATATATTATCACAATTGATTATATAACCAACCAATTCCCTATTTTAATGCGAATTTAATCAGCGTCCAATTTTTATCCTATCTTTAAATTAACCCATCTAATCATATACCTGATATCGATGTATCTCTGCGTGAGAGCAGATGGGCATCTTACATCACAACTTCACGAGCAGACGAGCGCTCTCCAGTCGCCCTTCATCAATCCAGATCGGCGGCAATTTATATACCGTGAACGTGCAGGTTTCAAAGTCGGAACTAGCGTGAGACATGAAGACTTCGTGATAAGCGCATCAGCACACGCAACCTAAAGACTTCAACATCTCAGGTAGGTACACTGGTACAGTTCTATTCTTTTTTTCATCAATCAGGACTCTTGATTTTAGCTTCTACTGTATTATTTTCCAATCAAGATTAGATTCTAATTCCGTTCTTCCCTCATCTGAAATCTGAAATGACATGAGTCATTACTCGCCTTTGGTATTCCATCAAACCCATGGGTCACATCTGACCtatttaacaaaaattttaagcagagaacatatatagatagtatatattatttatatatatgcactacGTTGAATCAGTATAACATATTGTTCATGGTCATGTCGTTGAATTTTTATCCATCTATGTAAAATTTACTTGATGAGTAGTCCTAATACCACTAATAAACCAGTTGCTTCATCTAGAAACATTTGTTCTGTTTTAGTTTatcaatatgtaatttatttgacaaaaataatttaGCAGACAAATCAACATTTCATATCGTCAGGCATTTTTAGAACTCATTTAATATGGATTGTGCCTACTACTCACTATATGTCTTTTATAGCGTGTCCAATTCACGTAATTAATAAAACATGCCCGTAAAAATTATGTGGGCtattaaatttagaaatttgaaattaacgaaataaatattagaatagattatatatacaattactaattttgttttcttggaaCTGATGTATTTAGAGCAATGGTACACATAACTTACATTAAAAAagattttacttataaatttgGCATTTATATTTTAACATTTATAATATTAATAGCAATATATAAACCCAtcccgtgcaacgcacgggttggcGACTagtatttactaatgacggattaattagacttaataaattcatcttgtagtttacatgcggaatctataatttgttttgttattagtctacgtttaatacttcaaatgtgtgtccgtatatccgaggTGTCACGCTAAAATTTTTCActcctggatctaaacacag
The Oryza glaberrima chromosome 8, OglaRS2, whole genome shotgun sequence DNA segment above includes these coding regions:
- the LOC127782868 gene encoding UPF0481 protein At3g47200-like; amino-acid sequence: MEEESRKGKAAAPWVAAVEEQLRQDGVGDRAAEEARWRKHSVYRVPAHIKKAAAAAAASRYEPQLVSLGPFHHGRTDLQPMEEHKRRALLHLLRRTGRHAGDLASAVEAVAEALEDVYMDLDGDRWHGGGGGGRDRFVKVMVTDGCFLLEVMRTAEVDGEVDDYAANDPVFSRHGELYVFPYVRRDMLMMENQLPLLVLQRLVAVVRGPHKATDDVINDMVLRFVSMTRDPPPITGDGLALHPIDVCHRSLLHGTPPPPPSTSRKRQREDEFVPSATELEQAGVHFSRSPTRSLRDISFRRGTLYIPELAVDDTTEHKLFSLMAYERLHAGAGANEVTAYVFFMDSVIKSVDDARLLGASGVVSNGLGSDKAVARMFNRLAKNAVLDRRSPLRGVQGQVNDHRENAWNEWRASLIRNHAGNPWAIISLVAAVFLLVLTVVQTVYTVLPYHYQTPPPQMGWGCGLRDEGLV